The following proteins are encoded in a genomic region of Anaerolineales bacterium:
- a CDS encoding type II toxin-antitoxin system HicA family toxin, which translates to MKIRDVIRLIEEDGWSVVAIKGSHRQFKHPRKPGRVTIAGHPGDDLAPRTLNSVLKQAGLPKPKGR; encoded by the coding sequence ATGAAGATCAGAGACGTCATCAGGCTGATTGAAGAGGATGGCTGGTCCGTCGTGGCCATCAAGGGTAGCCATCGCCAATTCAAGCATCCCCGCAAGCCTGGCCGCGTTACCATAGCAGGGCACCCTGGCGATGACTTGGCTCCCAGAACCCTCAACAGCGTCCTCAAGCAGGCAGGGCTCCCGAAGCCGAAGGGAAGGTAG